A window of the Candidatus Liberibacter solanacearum CLso-ZC1 genome harbors these coding sequences:
- a CDS encoding aspartate carbamoyltransferase catalytic subunit: MFSFPFDNFITVKNLSIQDTNYLLDRANEYFQNNCQHNKSTERLYGLTQINLFLETSTRTQASFEIAGKLLGINVINININNSSIKKGENLIDTITTLNATQPNIIVIRHPFSGGINSLIHKIKGTSIINAGDGTHEHPSQALLDSFAIRHFKGKISNLCIAICGDILHSRVARSNIILLNTMGARIRVIAPTTLLPTNISNMGVEVFHDMEKGLKDVDVIMILRMQLERMPKSLVPSMREYTHMYSLDETKIKYAKKDAIVMHPGPINRNCEISSEVADGPQSIIQHQVKMGVAVRMAIIKELIVHQNKIAQKES; the protein is encoded by the coding sequence ATGTTTTCTTTTCCTTTTGACAATTTTATTACTGTTAAAAACCTTTCAATACAAGATACAAACTATTTACTAGACCGTGCAAACGAATATTTCCAAAACAATTGTCAGCACAATAAATCAACTGAAAGGTTGTATGGATTGACACAAATCAATCTATTTTTAGAAACATCAACTCGTACACAAGCTTCTTTTGAAATCGCAGGGAAATTACTTGGTATAAATGTAATAAACATTAATATAAATAATTCTTCCATAAAAAAGGGAGAAAATTTAATAGACACCATCACAACATTAAATGCTACACAACCCAATATCATTGTTATTCGTCACCCTTTTTCTGGTGGAATAAATTCATTGATTCATAAAATTAAAGGTACCAGCATTATTAACGCTGGAGATGGTACACATGAACATCCATCACAAGCACTGCTTGATTCTTTTGCCATTCGCCATTTTAAAGGTAAAATTTCTAATTTGTGTATAGCCATTTGTGGCGATATTTTACATTCACGCGTTGCACGTTCTAATATTATTCTTCTCAATACCATGGGAGCGCGTATACGCGTCATCGCACCGACAACATTGCTTCCGACGAACATATCCAACATGGGAGTTGAAGTTTTCCACGATATGGAAAAAGGCTTAAAAGACGTTGATGTAATTATGATATTACGCATGCAATTAGAGAGAATGCCTAAATCTCTCGTCCCCTCAATGAGAGAATATACCCATATGTATTCTCTTGATGAAACAAAAATAAAATATGCTAAGAAAGATGCGATTGTAATGCATCCTGGCCCCATAAATCGTAATTGCGAAATTTCTTCTGAGGTAGCAGACGGACCGCAAAGCATCATTCAACACCAAGTCAAAATGGGCGTAGCTGTTCGTATGGCCATTATTAAAGAGCTTATTGTCCATCAAAATAAAATTGCACAGAAAGAATCATGA
- a CDS encoding acyl-CoA dehydrogenase family protein: protein MNQTHQQLDSLSELNQPSLFIGMNAYKSDSFVVDLTANFPRSIRKELELLGEYVFSYSAQELARMANHNIPQLHAYGAGGERCDRIEFHPAWHALLRRSMKDGLHCAVWNRNYEPEVRKQIHKIRAARLYLMAQLEAGHLTSLSMTSASMVALMTTPRVHKDWAYKILSQEYDPTSKAPMQKTSVTIGLGLTEKQGGTDIGAITSLGQKISDGIYCLSGHKWFLSAPMSDAFIMLARVEGIVGCFLVPRLLEDGSSNGLCYQRLKNKIGNRSNATVEVEFSNAFGFLLGDLNAGTSPVEDMKILMYLDCAIISTSGMRASLAEAIHYARRRYVSGNILIDQSIMNRVIADVALDVAAATALSFRLANAFDEAKLRSEDAAYARVMAPVTKYWCCKIAPAVIAEAMECIGGSGYVEERSIARHYRESPANSILLGSGNAMVLDLLNLLEKGSNLFEQVFSNLEKDLGSSGKKVIDLLQDSVSLCKEDRGLARLLIERMAIAASAAALCREGADNIADVFLESRFFGNGHSTYGLLHSRVNSTHIIDSLYLDQ from the coding sequence ATGAATCAAACACACCAACAATTAGATTCCCTTTCAGAATTGAATCAACCATCTCTTTTTATTGGAATGAATGCGTATAAAAGCGATTCCTTTGTTGTTGATCTTACTGCAAATTTCCCCCGTTCTATTCGTAAAGAACTTGAATTACTAGGAGAATATGTTTTTTCCTATAGCGCACAAGAATTGGCGCGTATGGCTAACCATAATATTCCTCAACTTCATGCATATGGAGCTGGTGGAGAACGTTGCGATAGAATTGAATTTCATCCGGCTTGGCATGCTTTGTTACGTCGTTCGATGAAAGATGGTTTGCATTGTGCTGTTTGGAACAGAAATTATGAGCCAGAAGTTCGCAAGCAGATTCATAAAATTAGAGCAGCACGTTTGTATTTGATGGCTCAATTAGAAGCTGGGCACCTCACTTCTCTTAGTATGACCAGCGCATCAATGGTTGCATTAATGACCACCCCAAGAGTACATAAAGATTGGGCATACAAAATATTATCACAGGAATACGATCCTACTAGTAAAGCCCCTATGCAGAAAACTTCCGTAACCATTGGGCTTGGATTGACCGAAAAACAAGGGGGAACTGATATCGGTGCAATTACCTCTTTAGGTCAAAAAATTAGTGATGGTATCTACTGTTTATCAGGCCACAAATGGTTTTTATCTGCTCCAATGAGCGATGCTTTTATTATGCTTGCTCGGGTAGAAGGAATCGTTGGTTGTTTTCTAGTGCCAAGATTATTAGAAGATGGCTCTTCTAATGGTCTTTGTTATCAAAGATTAAAGAATAAGATCGGAAATAGATCCAATGCTACTGTTGAAGTAGAGTTTTCTAATGCTTTTGGATTTTTACTTGGTGATCTTAATGCGGGTACAAGTCCTGTAGAAGATATGAAAATATTGATGTATTTGGATTGTGCTATCATTTCGACATCGGGAATGCGAGCTTCTCTTGCTGAAGCTATTCATTATGCGCGTAGACGGTATGTTTCTGGAAATATTTTAATAGATCAGTCAATAATGAATCGTGTCATAGCAGATGTTGCTTTGGATGTTGCTGCCGCTACAGCTCTTTCTTTTCGGTTAGCCAATGCTTTTGATGAAGCTAAATTGCGCTCTGAAGATGCTGCTTATGCGCGTGTCATGGCACCTGTTACTAAATATTGGTGTTGTAAAATTGCGCCAGCAGTTATTGCTGAGGCGATGGAATGTATTGGTGGATCGGGTTATGTAGAAGAGCGTTCCATTGCTCGTCATTATAGAGAATCTCCTGCTAATTCTATTTTATTGGGTTCTGGTAATGCGATGGTATTAGATTTGCTCAATCTTTTGGAAAAAGGATCTAATTTATTTGAACAGGTATTTTCTAATTTAGAAAAAGATCTTGGATCATCCGGTAAAAAAGTCATTGATCTTCTTCAAGATTCGGTTTCCTTATGTAAAGAAGATAGAGGGTTGGCACGTCTTTTAATTGAACGAATGGCAATAGCCGCCTCTGCAGCTGCACTTTGTCGCGAAGGGGCGGATAATATAGCTGATGTGTTTTTGGAAAGTAGATTTTTTGGTAACGGGCATTCAACATATGGATTATTGCACAGTCGCGTTAATTCTACCCATATTATAGATTCCTTGTATTTAGATCAGTGA